The Danio rerio strain Tuebingen ecotype United States chromosome 19, GRCz12tu, whole genome shotgun sequence genome includes the window CCATCATCGCTGTAACCTTTGACGGTGGTGTTGTTATCGGCTCGGATTCACGTGTGTCGGCGGGGTAAGAGAACCTTGTGCGATAGTTAATGTGAAGGTTTAGCACATTACATTTTATTCTTAAATAATCAGGCCATGCAAATCCTTCCAATGCAAGTCTAAAACGCCAGAATAACAGAGGCTTTAgggtttttttaaatttaaaattgcattgatattacattactttattcactttattttcaGTCATATAGTCATTAATTCAGTGAATGTTTGAAATAGGATTTaccaattatattaaaatactgttTCTCTGGATATTGTTCTTAGGGAGTCAGTGGTGAATCGTGTGATGAACAAGCTCTCCCCCCTCCATGACAAGATCTACTGTGCTCTCTCTGGATCAGCAGCGGACGCTCAAACTATTGCTGAGATAGTTAACTACCAACTGGATGTGCACAGGTATTTATCACTAGTAATTTCTTTCTGTCAGTAAAATTAGGCCTTGTACTCAATAATCGACACAATGACAACAGCAATATTGTCATAGACATCTTATAAATGTGCCAAATAATGTGTCTTGACAGTATTGAGGTGGAAGATGACCCCCTCGTATGCTCTGCTGCTACTCTGGTGAAGAATATTTCATACAAATATAAAGAGGAGCTGTCAGCACATCTCATTGTTGCAGGCTGGGACAAGAAAGGAGGTGGACAGGTTAGATCAGTTTTGGTTTTATGGTCTGAGATATCAGATCATATGTActgaattatattataaataatatatttgaatatGTGGTAATTGCTTCTTCATTTCGAACAGGTCTACGCAACATTGAGTGGTTTGCTCACCAAGCAGCCTTTTGCTATTGGTGGCTCTGGGAGTTT containing:
- the psmb9a gene encoding proteasome subunit beta type-9 isoform X1, producing MSEELFPEPGWLSEEVKTGTTIIAVTFDGGVVIGSDSRVSAGESVVNRVMNKLSPLHDKIYCALSGSAADAQTIAEIVNYQLDVHSIEVEDDPLVCSAATLVKNISYKYKEELSAHLIVAGWDKKGGRTGLRNIEWFAHQAAFCYWWLWEFLH
- the psmb9a gene encoding proteasome subunit beta type-9, with translation MSEELFPEPGWLSEEVKTGTTIIAVTFDGGVVIGSDSRVSAGESVVNRVMNKLSPLHDKIYCALSGSAADAQTIAEIVNYQLDVHSIEVEDDPLVCSAATLVKNISYKYKEELSAHLIVAGWDKKGGGQVYATLSGLLTKQPFAIGGSGSFYINGFVDAEYKKNMTKRECQEFVVNALTLAMGRDGSSGGVAYVVTIDKDGTEEKCVLGNELPKFFDE